Proteins encoded within one genomic window of Cygnus atratus isolate AKBS03 ecotype Queensland, Australia unplaced genomic scaffold, CAtr_DNAZoo_HiC_assembly HiC_scaffold_123, whole genome shotgun sequence:
- the MTA2 gene encoding metastasis-associated protein MTA2 isoform X2 yields MAANMYRVGDYVYFENSSSNPYLVRRIEELNKTANGNVEAKVVCLFRRRDISSSLNSLADSNAREFEEESKQPPMTEQQRHQLKHRELFLSRQFESLPATHIRGKCSVTLLNETDILGQYLEKEDCFFYSLVFDPVQKTLLADQGEIRVGCKYQAEIPDRLAEGESDNRNQQKMEMKVWDPDNPLTDRQIDQFLVVARAVGTFARALDCSSSIRQPSLHMSAAAASRDITLFHAMDTLQRNGYDLAKAMSTLVPQGGPVLCRDEMEEWSASEAMLFEEALEKYGKDFNDIRQDFLPWKSLASIVQFYYMWKTTDRYIQQRLKAAEADSKLKQVYIPTYTKPNPNQIISVGSKPGMNGAGFQKGLTCESCHTTQSAQWYAWGPPNMQCRLCASCWIYWKKYGGLKTPTQLEGAARSTSEPHSRGHLSRPEAQSLSPYTTSASRAKLLAKNRQTFLLQTTRLTRLARRLCRDVLQPRRAARRPYAPINANAIKAECSIRLPKAAKAPLKIHPLARLPLAAIVKELAAQAPLKPKTPRGTKTPINRNQLSQSRGLAGLVGKRGYEGAAEGHRPPRVGASGVPFSANGRPLAGGLRAGPPPASKRQKLNPADAPNPVVFVATKDTRALRKALTHLELRRAARRPNLPLKVKPGLPLRPGGALAPPAPPHPASTSEPIVLED; encoded by the exons ATGGCGGCCAACATGTACCGCGTCGGCg ACTACGTCTACTTCGAGAACTCCTCCAGCAACCCCTACCTCGTCCGCCGCATCGAGGAGCTCAACAAG ACTGCCAACGGCAATGTGGAGGCCAAGGTGGTGTGCCTCTTCCGCCGCCGCGACATCTCCAGCAGTCTCAACAGCTTGGCCGACAGCAACGCCC GCGAGTTCGAGGAGGAGTCGAAGCAGCCCCCCATGACGGAGCAGCAGCGGCACCAGCTGAAGCACCGCGAGCTCTTCCTCTCCCGGCAGTTCGAGTCGCTGCCGGCCACCCACATACG GGGGAAGTGCAGCGTGACGCTGCTCAACGAGACCGACATCCTGGGCCAGTACCTGGAGAAGGAG gactgTTTTTTCTACTCGCTGGTTTTCGACCCCGTCCAGAAAACCCTCCTGGCCGACCAGGGCGAGATCCGTGTGGGCTGCAAGTACCAAGCGGAGATCCCCGACCGGCTGGCCGAAG GCGAGTCGGACAACAGGAACCAGCAGAAGATGGAGATGAAGGTGTGGGACCCCGACAACCCCCTGACGGACCGGCAGATCGACCAGTTCCTGGTGGTGGCGCG GGCCGTCGGGACCTTCGCCCGTGCCCTGGactgcagcagctccatccGGCAGCCCAGCCTGCACATGAGCGCGGCCGCAGCCTCGCGGGACATCACGCTG TTCCACGCCATGGACACGCTGCAGCGCAACGGCTACGACCTGGCCAAGGCCATGTCGACGCTGGTGCCGCAGGGGGGGCCGGTGCTGTGCCGCGACGAGATGGAGGAGTGGTCGGCCTCCGAGGCCATGCTCTTCGAGGAGGCGCTCGAGAAGTACGGCAAGGACTTCAACGACATCCGGCAGGACTTC CTGCCGTGGAAATCCTTGGCCAGCATCGTGCAGTTCTACTACATGTGGAAGACCACCGACCGCTACATCCAGCAG AGGCTGAAGGCAGCGGAGGCGGACAGCAAACTGAAGCAAGTGTACATCCCCACCTA CACGAAGCCAAACCCCAACCAGATCATCTCGGTGGGCTCCAAACCCGGCATGAACGGGGCCGGCTTCCAGAAGGGGCTGACCTGCGAGAGCTGCCACA ccacccagTCGGCCCAGTGGTACGCCTGGGGCCCCCCCAACATGCAGTGCCGCCTCTGCGCCTCGTGCTGGATCTACTGGAAGAAGTACGGGGGGCTGAAGACCCCGACGCAGCTGGAGGGGGCAGCGCGCAGCACCTCG GAGCCTCACTCCCGCGGGCACCTGTCTCGCCCCGAGGCGCAGAGCCTCTCGCCCTACACCACGAGCGCCAGCCGGGCCAAGCTGCTGGCCAAGAACCGGCAGACGTTCCTGCTGCAGACCACCCGCCTCACCCGCCTGGCGCGCCGCCTCTGCCGCGACGTCCTGcagccgcgccgcgccgcccgccgcccctaCGCCCCCATCAACGCCAACGCCATCAAGGCCGAGT GCTCCATCCGGCTCCCCAAGGCCGCCAAGGCGCCCCTCAAGATCCACCCGCTCGCGCGGCTGCCCCTCGCCGCCATCGTCAAGGAGCTGG cGGCACAGGCCCCCCTGAAGCCGAAGACGCCGCGGGGCACCAAGACCCCCATCAACCGCAACCAGCTGAGCCAGAgccgggggctggcggggctCGTGGGCAAGCGGGGCTATGAGGGGGCTGCCGAGGGCCACCGCCCCCCCCGG GTAGGGGCTTCGGGGGTCCCCTTCTCAGCCAACGGGCGGCCCCtggcgggggggctgcgggctgggcccccccccgccagcaAGCGCCAGAAGCTGAACCCTGCTGACGCCCCCAACCCCGTCGTCTTTGTGGCCACCAAGGACACCAG GGCCTTGCGGAAGGCGCTGACCCACCTGGAGCTGCGCCGTGCCGCCCGCCGCCCCAACTTGCCCCTCAAGGTGAagccggggctgcccctgcgGCCCGGGGGGGCCCTGGCGCCTCCtgcgcccccccaccccgccagCACCTCGGAGCCGATCGTCCTCGAGGactga
- the MTA2 gene encoding metastasis-associated protein MTA2 isoform X4 encodes MAANMYRVGDYVYFENSSSNPYLVRRIEELNKTANGNVEAKVVCLFRRRDISSSLNSLADSNAREFEEESKQPPMTEQQRHQLKHRELFLSRQFESLPATHIRGKCSVTLLNETDILGQYLEKEDCFFYSLVFDPVQKTLLADQGEIRVGCKYQAEIPDRLAEGESDNRNQQKMEMKVWDPDNPLTDRQIDQFLVVARAVGTFARALDCSSSIRQPSLHMSAAAASRDITLFHAMDTLQRNGYDLAKAMSTLVPQGGPVLCRDEMEEWSASEAMLFEEALEKYGKDFNDIRQDFLPWKSLASIVQFYYMWKTTDRYIQQKRLKAAEADSKLKQVYIPTYTKPNPNQIISVGSKPGMNGAGFQKGLTCESCHTTQSAQWYAWGPPNMQCRLCASCWIYWKKYGGLKTPTQLEGAARSTSSLSPYTTSASRAKLLAKNRQTFLLQTTRLTRLARRLCRDVLQPRRAARRPYAPINANAIKAECSIRLPKAAKAPLKIHPLARLPLAAIVKELAAQAPLKPKTPRGTKTPINRNQLSQSRGLAGLVGKRGYEGAAEGHRPPRVGASGVPFSANGRPLAGGLRAGPPPASKRQKLNPADAPNPVVFVATKDTRALRKALTHLELRRAARRPNLPLKVKPGLPLRPGGALAPPAPPHPASTSEPIVLED; translated from the exons ATGGCGGCCAACATGTACCGCGTCGGCg ACTACGTCTACTTCGAGAACTCCTCCAGCAACCCCTACCTCGTCCGCCGCATCGAGGAGCTCAACAAG ACTGCCAACGGCAATGTGGAGGCCAAGGTGGTGTGCCTCTTCCGCCGCCGCGACATCTCCAGCAGTCTCAACAGCTTGGCCGACAGCAACGCCC GCGAGTTCGAGGAGGAGTCGAAGCAGCCCCCCATGACGGAGCAGCAGCGGCACCAGCTGAAGCACCGCGAGCTCTTCCTCTCCCGGCAGTTCGAGTCGCTGCCGGCCACCCACATACG GGGGAAGTGCAGCGTGACGCTGCTCAACGAGACCGACATCCTGGGCCAGTACCTGGAGAAGGAG gactgTTTTTTCTACTCGCTGGTTTTCGACCCCGTCCAGAAAACCCTCCTGGCCGACCAGGGCGAGATCCGTGTGGGCTGCAAGTACCAAGCGGAGATCCCCGACCGGCTGGCCGAAG GCGAGTCGGACAACAGGAACCAGCAGAAGATGGAGATGAAGGTGTGGGACCCCGACAACCCCCTGACGGACCGGCAGATCGACCAGTTCCTGGTGGTGGCGCG GGCCGTCGGGACCTTCGCCCGTGCCCTGGactgcagcagctccatccGGCAGCCCAGCCTGCACATGAGCGCGGCCGCAGCCTCGCGGGACATCACGCTG TTCCACGCCATGGACACGCTGCAGCGCAACGGCTACGACCTGGCCAAGGCCATGTCGACGCTGGTGCCGCAGGGGGGGCCGGTGCTGTGCCGCGACGAGATGGAGGAGTGGTCGGCCTCCGAGGCCATGCTCTTCGAGGAGGCGCTCGAGAAGTACGGCAAGGACTTCAACGACATCCGGCAGGACTTC CTGCCGTGGAAATCCTTGGCCAGCATCGTGCAGTTCTACTACATGTGGAAGACCACCGACCGCTACATCCAGCAG AAGAGGCTGAAGGCAGCGGAGGCGGACAGCAAACTGAAGCAAGTGTACATCCCCACCTA CACGAAGCCAAACCCCAACCAGATCATCTCGGTGGGCTCCAAACCCGGCATGAACGGGGCCGGCTTCCAGAAGGGGCTGACCTGCGAGAGCTGCCACA ccacccagTCGGCCCAGTGGTACGCCTGGGGCCCCCCCAACATGCAGTGCCGCCTCTGCGCCTCGTGCTGGATCTACTGGAAGAAGTACGGGGGGCTGAAGACCCCGACGCAGCTGGAGGGGGCAGCGCGCAGCACCTCG AGCCTCTCGCCCTACACCACGAGCGCCAGCCGGGCCAAGCTGCTGGCCAAGAACCGGCAGACGTTCCTGCTGCAGACCACCCGCCTCACCCGCCTGGCGCGCCGCCTCTGCCGCGACGTCCTGcagccgcgccgcgccgcccgccgcccctaCGCCCCCATCAACGCCAACGCCATCAAGGCCGAGT GCTCCATCCGGCTCCCCAAGGCCGCCAAGGCGCCCCTCAAGATCCACCCGCTCGCGCGGCTGCCCCTCGCCGCCATCGTCAAGGAGCTGG cGGCACAGGCCCCCCTGAAGCCGAAGACGCCGCGGGGCACCAAGACCCCCATCAACCGCAACCAGCTGAGCCAGAgccgggggctggcggggctCGTGGGCAAGCGGGGCTATGAGGGGGCTGCCGAGGGCCACCGCCCCCCCCGG GTAGGGGCTTCGGGGGTCCCCTTCTCAGCCAACGGGCGGCCCCtggcgggggggctgcgggctgggcccccccccgccagcaAGCGCCAGAAGCTGAACCCTGCTGACGCCCCCAACCCCGTCGTCTTTGTGGCCACCAAGGACACCAG GGCCTTGCGGAAGGCGCTGACCCACCTGGAGCTGCGCCGTGCCGCCCGCCGCCCCAACTTGCCCCTCAAGGTGAagccggggctgcccctgcgGCCCGGGGGGGCCCTGGCGCCTCCtgcgcccccccaccccgccagCACCTCGGAGCCGATCGTCCTCGAGGactga
- the MTA2 gene encoding metastasis-associated protein MTA2 isoform X1, which translates to MAANMYRVGDYVYFENSSSNPYLVRRIEELNKTANGNVEAKVVCLFRRRDISSSLNSLADSNAREFEEESKQPPMTEQQRHQLKHRELFLSRQFESLPATHIRGKCSVTLLNETDILGQYLEKEDCFFYSLVFDPVQKTLLADQGEIRVGCKYQAEIPDRLAEGESDNRNQQKMEMKVWDPDNPLTDRQIDQFLVVARAVGTFARALDCSSSIRQPSLHMSAAAASRDITLFHAMDTLQRNGYDLAKAMSTLVPQGGPVLCRDEMEEWSASEAMLFEEALEKYGKDFNDIRQDFLPWKSLASIVQFYYMWKTTDRYIQQKRLKAAEADSKLKQVYIPTYTKPNPNQIISVGSKPGMNGAGFQKGLTCESCHTTQSAQWYAWGPPNMQCRLCASCWIYWKKYGGLKTPTQLEGAARSTSEPHSRGHLSRPEAQSLSPYTTSASRAKLLAKNRQTFLLQTTRLTRLARRLCRDVLQPRRAARRPYAPINANAIKAECSIRLPKAAKAPLKIHPLARLPLAAIVKELAAQAPLKPKTPRGTKTPINRNQLSQSRGLAGLVGKRGYEGAAEGHRPPRVGASGVPFSANGRPLAGGLRAGPPPASKRQKLNPADAPNPVVFVATKDTRALRKALTHLELRRAARRPNLPLKVKPGLPLRPGGALAPPAPPHPASTSEPIVLED; encoded by the exons ATGGCGGCCAACATGTACCGCGTCGGCg ACTACGTCTACTTCGAGAACTCCTCCAGCAACCCCTACCTCGTCCGCCGCATCGAGGAGCTCAACAAG ACTGCCAACGGCAATGTGGAGGCCAAGGTGGTGTGCCTCTTCCGCCGCCGCGACATCTCCAGCAGTCTCAACAGCTTGGCCGACAGCAACGCCC GCGAGTTCGAGGAGGAGTCGAAGCAGCCCCCCATGACGGAGCAGCAGCGGCACCAGCTGAAGCACCGCGAGCTCTTCCTCTCCCGGCAGTTCGAGTCGCTGCCGGCCACCCACATACG GGGGAAGTGCAGCGTGACGCTGCTCAACGAGACCGACATCCTGGGCCAGTACCTGGAGAAGGAG gactgTTTTTTCTACTCGCTGGTTTTCGACCCCGTCCAGAAAACCCTCCTGGCCGACCAGGGCGAGATCCGTGTGGGCTGCAAGTACCAAGCGGAGATCCCCGACCGGCTGGCCGAAG GCGAGTCGGACAACAGGAACCAGCAGAAGATGGAGATGAAGGTGTGGGACCCCGACAACCCCCTGACGGACCGGCAGATCGACCAGTTCCTGGTGGTGGCGCG GGCCGTCGGGACCTTCGCCCGTGCCCTGGactgcagcagctccatccGGCAGCCCAGCCTGCACATGAGCGCGGCCGCAGCCTCGCGGGACATCACGCTG TTCCACGCCATGGACACGCTGCAGCGCAACGGCTACGACCTGGCCAAGGCCATGTCGACGCTGGTGCCGCAGGGGGGGCCGGTGCTGTGCCGCGACGAGATGGAGGAGTGGTCGGCCTCCGAGGCCATGCTCTTCGAGGAGGCGCTCGAGAAGTACGGCAAGGACTTCAACGACATCCGGCAGGACTTC CTGCCGTGGAAATCCTTGGCCAGCATCGTGCAGTTCTACTACATGTGGAAGACCACCGACCGCTACATCCAGCAG AAGAGGCTGAAGGCAGCGGAGGCGGACAGCAAACTGAAGCAAGTGTACATCCCCACCTA CACGAAGCCAAACCCCAACCAGATCATCTCGGTGGGCTCCAAACCCGGCATGAACGGGGCCGGCTTCCAGAAGGGGCTGACCTGCGAGAGCTGCCACA ccacccagTCGGCCCAGTGGTACGCCTGGGGCCCCCCCAACATGCAGTGCCGCCTCTGCGCCTCGTGCTGGATCTACTGGAAGAAGTACGGGGGGCTGAAGACCCCGACGCAGCTGGAGGGGGCAGCGCGCAGCACCTCG GAGCCTCACTCCCGCGGGCACCTGTCTCGCCCCGAGGCGCAGAGCCTCTCGCCCTACACCACGAGCGCCAGCCGGGCCAAGCTGCTGGCCAAGAACCGGCAGACGTTCCTGCTGCAGACCACCCGCCTCACCCGCCTGGCGCGCCGCCTCTGCCGCGACGTCCTGcagccgcgccgcgccgcccgccgcccctaCGCCCCCATCAACGCCAACGCCATCAAGGCCGAGT GCTCCATCCGGCTCCCCAAGGCCGCCAAGGCGCCCCTCAAGATCCACCCGCTCGCGCGGCTGCCCCTCGCCGCCATCGTCAAGGAGCTGG cGGCACAGGCCCCCCTGAAGCCGAAGACGCCGCGGGGCACCAAGACCCCCATCAACCGCAACCAGCTGAGCCAGAgccgggggctggcggggctCGTGGGCAAGCGGGGCTATGAGGGGGCTGCCGAGGGCCACCGCCCCCCCCGG GTAGGGGCTTCGGGGGTCCCCTTCTCAGCCAACGGGCGGCCCCtggcgggggggctgcgggctgggcccccccccgccagcaAGCGCCAGAAGCTGAACCCTGCTGACGCCCCCAACCCCGTCGTCTTTGTGGCCACCAAGGACACCAG GGCCTTGCGGAAGGCGCTGACCCACCTGGAGCTGCGCCGTGCCGCCCGCCGCCCCAACTTGCCCCTCAAGGTGAagccggggctgcccctgcgGCCCGGGGGGGCCCTGGCGCCTCCtgcgcccccccaccccgccagCACCTCGGAGCCGATCGTCCTCGAGGactga
- the MTA2 gene encoding metastasis-associated protein MTA2 isoform X3 translates to MAANMYRVGDYVYFENSSSNPYLVRRIEELNKTANGNVEAKVVCLFRRRDISSSLNSLADSNAREFEEESKQPPMTEQQRHQLKHRELFLSRQFESLPATHIRGKCSVTLLNETDILGQYLEKEKTLLADQGEIRVGCKYQAEIPDRLAEGESDNRNQQKMEMKVWDPDNPLTDRQIDQFLVVARAVGTFARALDCSSSIRQPSLHMSAAAASRDITLFHAMDTLQRNGYDLAKAMSTLVPQGGPVLCRDEMEEWSASEAMLFEEALEKYGKDFNDIRQDFLPWKSLASIVQFYYMWKTTDRYIQQKRLKAAEADSKLKQVYIPTYTKPNPNQIISVGSKPGMNGAGFQKGLTCESCHTTQSAQWYAWGPPNMQCRLCASCWIYWKKYGGLKTPTQLEGAARSTSEPHSRGHLSRPEAQSLSPYTTSASRAKLLAKNRQTFLLQTTRLTRLARRLCRDVLQPRRAARRPYAPINANAIKAECSIRLPKAAKAPLKIHPLARLPLAAIVKELAAQAPLKPKTPRGTKTPINRNQLSQSRGLAGLVGKRGYEGAAEGHRPPRVGASGVPFSANGRPLAGGLRAGPPPASKRQKLNPADAPNPVVFVATKDTRALRKALTHLELRRAARRPNLPLKVKPGLPLRPGGALAPPAPPHPASTSEPIVLED, encoded by the exons ATGGCGGCCAACATGTACCGCGTCGGCg ACTACGTCTACTTCGAGAACTCCTCCAGCAACCCCTACCTCGTCCGCCGCATCGAGGAGCTCAACAAG ACTGCCAACGGCAATGTGGAGGCCAAGGTGGTGTGCCTCTTCCGCCGCCGCGACATCTCCAGCAGTCTCAACAGCTTGGCCGACAGCAACGCCC GCGAGTTCGAGGAGGAGTCGAAGCAGCCCCCCATGACGGAGCAGCAGCGGCACCAGCTGAAGCACCGCGAGCTCTTCCTCTCCCGGCAGTTCGAGTCGCTGCCGGCCACCCACATACG GGGGAAGTGCAGCGTGACGCTGCTCAACGAGACCGACATCCTGGGCCAGTACCTGGAGAAGGAG AAAACCCTCCTGGCCGACCAGGGCGAGATCCGTGTGGGCTGCAAGTACCAAGCGGAGATCCCCGACCGGCTGGCCGAAG GCGAGTCGGACAACAGGAACCAGCAGAAGATGGAGATGAAGGTGTGGGACCCCGACAACCCCCTGACGGACCGGCAGATCGACCAGTTCCTGGTGGTGGCGCG GGCCGTCGGGACCTTCGCCCGTGCCCTGGactgcagcagctccatccGGCAGCCCAGCCTGCACATGAGCGCGGCCGCAGCCTCGCGGGACATCACGCTG TTCCACGCCATGGACACGCTGCAGCGCAACGGCTACGACCTGGCCAAGGCCATGTCGACGCTGGTGCCGCAGGGGGGGCCGGTGCTGTGCCGCGACGAGATGGAGGAGTGGTCGGCCTCCGAGGCCATGCTCTTCGAGGAGGCGCTCGAGAAGTACGGCAAGGACTTCAACGACATCCGGCAGGACTTC CTGCCGTGGAAATCCTTGGCCAGCATCGTGCAGTTCTACTACATGTGGAAGACCACCGACCGCTACATCCAGCAG AAGAGGCTGAAGGCAGCGGAGGCGGACAGCAAACTGAAGCAAGTGTACATCCCCACCTA CACGAAGCCAAACCCCAACCAGATCATCTCGGTGGGCTCCAAACCCGGCATGAACGGGGCCGGCTTCCAGAAGGGGCTGACCTGCGAGAGCTGCCACA ccacccagTCGGCCCAGTGGTACGCCTGGGGCCCCCCCAACATGCAGTGCCGCCTCTGCGCCTCGTGCTGGATCTACTGGAAGAAGTACGGGGGGCTGAAGACCCCGACGCAGCTGGAGGGGGCAGCGCGCAGCACCTCG GAGCCTCACTCCCGCGGGCACCTGTCTCGCCCCGAGGCGCAGAGCCTCTCGCCCTACACCACGAGCGCCAGCCGGGCCAAGCTGCTGGCCAAGAACCGGCAGACGTTCCTGCTGCAGACCACCCGCCTCACCCGCCTGGCGCGCCGCCTCTGCCGCGACGTCCTGcagccgcgccgcgccgcccgccgcccctaCGCCCCCATCAACGCCAACGCCATCAAGGCCGAGT GCTCCATCCGGCTCCCCAAGGCCGCCAAGGCGCCCCTCAAGATCCACCCGCTCGCGCGGCTGCCCCTCGCCGCCATCGTCAAGGAGCTGG cGGCACAGGCCCCCCTGAAGCCGAAGACGCCGCGGGGCACCAAGACCCCCATCAACCGCAACCAGCTGAGCCAGAgccgggggctggcggggctCGTGGGCAAGCGGGGCTATGAGGGGGCTGCCGAGGGCCACCGCCCCCCCCGG GTAGGGGCTTCGGGGGTCCCCTTCTCAGCCAACGGGCGGCCCCtggcgggggggctgcgggctgggcccccccccgccagcaAGCGCCAGAAGCTGAACCCTGCTGACGCCCCCAACCCCGTCGTCTTTGTGGCCACCAAGGACACCAG GGCCTTGCGGAAGGCGCTGACCCACCTGGAGCTGCGCCGTGCCGCCCGCCGCCCCAACTTGCCCCTCAAGGTGAagccggggctgcccctgcgGCCCGGGGGGGCCCTGGCGCCTCCtgcgcccccccaccccgccagCACCTCGGAGCCGATCGTCCTCGAGGactga